One Canis lupus familiaris isolate Mischka breed German Shepherd chromosome 20, alternate assembly UU_Cfam_GSD_1.0, whole genome shotgun sequence genomic region harbors:
- the LOC111089996 gene encoding LOW QUALITY PROTEIN: E3 ubiquitin-protein ligase makorin-1-like isoform X2 (The sequence of the model RefSeq protein was modified relative to this genomic sequence to represent the inferred CDS: inserted 3 bases in 2 codons), whose product MHGVCKEGDNCRYSHDLSDSPYGVVCKYFQRGYCIYRDRCRYEHSKPLKQEEVTAADLTAKSSLAASSSLSSGVGPVVEMNMGEAESRNSNFATVGAGSEDWVNAIEFVPGQPYCGRTAPSCTEAPPQGSVTKEESEKEQTAVETKKQLCPYAAVGEYRYGENCVYLHGDSCDMCGLQVLHPMDAAXRSQHIKSCIEAHEKDMELSFAVQRSKDMVCGICMEVVYEKANPSERRFGILSNCNHTYCLRCIRKWRSAKQFESKIIKSCPECRITSNFVIPSEYWVEEKEEKQKLIQKYKEAMSNKACXFDEGRGSCPFGGNCFYKHVYPDGRREEPQRQKVVTSSRYWAQRRNHFWELIEERENSNPFDNEEEEVVTFELSEMLLMLLAAGGDYDLTDSEDEWDLFHDELEDFYDLDL is encoded by the exons ATGCACGGGGTTTGTAAAGAAGGAGATAACTGTCGCTATTCGCATGATCTCTCTGACAGTCCTTATGGTGTAGTGTGCAAGTATTTTCAGCGAGGATACTGTATTTACAGAGACCGCTGCAGATATGAACATAGCAAGccattgaaacaggaagaagtgaCTGCTGCAGATCTAACTGCAAAATCATCTCTTGCTGCTTCCTCAAGTCTCTCATCGGGAGTTGGACCAGTTGTTGAAATGAATATGGGCGAAGCAGAGTCCAGAAATTCAAACTTTGCTACTGTCGGCGCAGGTTCAGAAGACTGGGTGAATGCCATTGAGTTTGTTCCCGGGCAGCCCTACTGTGGCCGTACTGCCCCTTCCTGCACTGAAGCACCCCCACAGGGCTCTGTGACCAAGGAAGAATCCGAGAAAGAACAGACAGCAGTGGAAACCAAGAAGCAGCTTTGCCCCTATGCTGCAGTGGGAGAGTACCGGTATGGGGAGAACTGTGTATATCTCCACGGAGACTCGTGTGACATGTGTGGGCTGCAGGTCCTCCATCCAATGGATGCCGC GAGATCACAACATATAAAATCTTGCATTGAGGCCCATGAGAAGGACATGGAGCTCTCATTTGCTGTCCAGCGCAGTAAGGACATGGTGTGTGGGATCTGCATGGAGGTGGTCTATGAGAAAGCCAACCCCAGTGAGCGTCGCTTTGGGATTCTCTCCAACTGCAACCACACTTACTGTCTCAGGTGTATTCGCAAGTGGAGGAGTGCTAAGCAATTTGAGAGCAAGATCATAAAGTCCTGCCCCGAATGCCGGATCACATCTAACTTTGTCATCCCAAGTGAGTACTgggtggaggagaaagaagagaagcagaaactcATTCAGAAATACAAGGAGGCAATGAGCAACAAGGCGT ATTTTGATGAAGGACGTGGGAGCTGCCCATTTGGAGGGAACTGTTTTTACAAGCATGTGTACCCTGATGGCCGTAGAGAGgagccacagagacagaaagtggtaACATCAAGCAGATACTGGGCCCAACGAAGGAACCACTTCTGGGAGCTCAttgaggaaagagagaacagcAACCCCTTTGACAACGAAGAAGAGGAGGTTGTCACCTTTGAGCTGAGTGAgatgttgcttatgcttttggctGCAGGTGGGGACTACGACCTGACAGACTCTGAAGACGAGTGGGACTTGTTTCATGATGAGCTGGAAGATTTTTATGACTTGGATCTATAG